A window of the Oryza brachyantha chromosome 5, ObraRS2, whole genome shotgun sequence genome harbors these coding sequences:
- the LOC121054477 gene encoding scarecrow-like protein 3 — MAAEQPTTERLALALAPPGARPAAPSAVEGAAGRFLARERGKAPRNKGKSPEMGSSSAAEAVGDQPNPRDDDDDLDWTAAPVADVAMPPPTPAYPVDERERDVLLIKLLRSTVDAVAIGKLDLASDGMRWVADLASPDGRSLQRLASAFAEALALYVIVPFHGLCRLLQLPQAAPPGEVAAARHRFRGICPFVRIAGASANLSILEAMDNEEGVVHVVDLGGSDINQWVELVRLFAARPRGPPGLLRVTVVNEADDVLSAAEGYLTAEAQRLDINFTFRRVQSSIDALTGVGGALGIVAGQSLAVIANLQMHRLLAYRKEARNGKGPAGEQSAQHTMTTKADALLRAIRGLSPKLMVLTEQEADHNVDELQPRVWNAMNYYAALFDAVEESAPLVSPGDRASVERWLLGEEIRDIVVCVGSARRERHEKLERWGARMVAAGFSPATMAKALGMTEALARQVAAGGGAGAAVGVLRAVQAGGCFPMICWSNKPVFSVSTWTVRRSVVRPPEAAADAGASGSHHGGGPASSSAAMVFDV; from the coding sequence ATGGCCGCCGAGCAGCCGACGACCGAGaggctcgccctcgccctcgcccctCCAGGAGCACGGCCAGCGGCGCCATCGGCTGTGGAGGGGGCAGCCGGGCGTTTTCTggcgagagagaggggcaAGGCGCCGAGGAACAAGGGAAAGAGCCCGGAGATGGGGTCTTCgtccgcggcggaggcggtgggggaCCAGCCGAAcccgcgcgacgacgacgacgacctggATTGGACGGCGGCGCCTGTGGCGGATGTAgcgatgccgccgccgacgccggcgtaCCCGGTCGATGAGAGGGAGCGGGACGTACTGCTGATAAAGCTGCTGCGGTCCACCGTCGACGCCGTGGCGATCGGGAAGCTCGATCTGGCGAGCGACGGGATGCGCTGGGTGGCCGACCTCGCGTCCCCCGACGGGAGGTCGCTGCAGCGGCTGGCGTCCGCCTTCGCCGAGGCGCTCGCGCTGTACGTCATCGTGCCGTTCCACGGCCTCTGCCGCCTGCTCCAGCTCCCGCAGGCCGCGCCGCCTggggaggtcgccgccgcgcgccataGGTTCCGCGGGATCTGCCCGTTCGTCCGGATCGCCGGCGCCTCGGCCAACCTCTCCATCCTCGAGGCGATGGACAACGAGGAGGGCGTCGTCCACGTCGTCGACCTCGGCGGCTCCGACATCAACCAGTGGGTGGAGCTCGTCCGCCTCTTCGCCGCGCGCCCCCGTGGCCCGCCTGGGCTTCTCCGCGTGACCGTCGTGAACGAGGCGGATGACGTCCTCTCCGCCGCAGAGGGGTACCTCACCGCGGAGGCCCAGCGCCTGGACATCAACTTCACGTTCCGTCGAGTGCAATCCAGCATCGACGCGCTCACCGGCGTCGGGGGCGCCCTCGGCATCGTCGCCGGCCAATCACTCGCCGTCATCGCCAACCTCCAGATGCACCGCCTCCTCGCCTACCGCAAGGAAGCCAGGAACGGGAAGGGGCCGGCAGGGGAGCAATCCGCGCAGCATACGATGACGACGAAGGCGGACGCGCTCCTCCGCGCCATCCGCGGGCTGTCGCCGAAGCTGATGGTCCTGACGGAGCAGGAGGCCGACCACAACGTCGACGAGCTCCAGCCGCGCGTCTGGAACGCTATGAACTACTACGCGGCGCTGTTCGACGCCGTGGAGGAGAGCGCCCCACTCGTGTCGCCGGGTGACCGCGCGTCCGTCGAGCGGTGGCTGCTTGGCGAGGAGATCAGGGACATCGTCGTCTGCGTCGGCTCGGCGCGGCGGGAGAGGCACGAGAAGCTGGAGCGCTGGGGCGCGCGGatggtcgccgccggcttctCCCCCGCGACGATGGCCAAGGCGCTGGGGATGACGGAGGCGCTCGCGCGGCAGGTGgctgcgggcggcggcgccggcgccgccgtggggGTGCTCAGGGCTGTGCAGGCCGGCGGATGCTTCCCCATGATTTGCTGGAGCAACAAGCCAGTCTTCTCGGTCTCGACGTGGACTGTGAGGAGGAGCGTTGTGCGGCCGCCAGAGGCAGCAGCTGATGCTGGTGCATCGGGCTCGCACCACGGCGGCGGTCCGGCGAGCTCGTCGGCAGCAATGGTTTTTGACGTGTGA